In Elephas maximus indicus isolate mEleMax1 chromosome 4, mEleMax1 primary haplotype, whole genome shotgun sequence, a genomic segment contains:
- the LOC126076293 gene encoding basic salivary proline-rich protein 4-like — protein MAIRASLAQLAPHQEWTPYSRRQRPLRPAKHSFSPHRSEGLGRAGAPRAAGLPEAADGPLRRAPRTDWLRPTALPLHSGPTTSSLPLRPGLPRIALEDPAAGSEPVLGHDAGPAVSREKSPLGLAPDSWRRFQARAGPHVYPLTSGEKPPPHGRAHSRSPSAFSPHRPAAIKPRDPERASSTCGRGEEHGLQPPGPGVRGNQESAEPLGARSLPPALRPAEAGGPAGVPVVSWRKRLLSALQVTLAPPISGNPSRAGAEGAGAANAGPPLNRCGRRPPLRPEQCQVGAAG, from the exons ATGGCCATTAGAGCTTCACTGGCTCAACTTGCCCCGCATCAGGAATGGACACCTTACAGCAGGCGTCAGCGCCCCCTGCGCCCAGCAAAACATTCCTTCTCTCCGCACCGCAGCGAGGGCTTGGGCCGCGCGGGGGCGCCCCGGGCCGCCGGGCTGCCAGAAGCAGCGGACGGTCCCCTCCGGCGGGCCCCCAGAACAGACTGGCTCCGGCCCACTGCTCTTCCCTTGCACTCTGGCCCCACTACCTCTTCCCTTCCGCTCCGGCCCGGGTTACCAAGGATTGCCCTCGAAGACCCAGCGGCAGGGAGCGAACCCGTCCTTGGCCACGACGCGGGCCCCGCAGTGTCCCGAGAAAAATCCCCCTT GGGACTCGCCCCCGACTCTTGGCGGCGGTTTCAAGCGCGCGCTGGTCCCCACGTCTATCCTCTAACTTCTGGCGAGAAGCCCCCTCCCCACGGGCGCGCGCACAGCCGCAGTCCTTCCGCGTTCAGTCCCCACCGCCCAGCTGCCATCAAGCCCCGGGACCCAGAGCGTGCCTCCTCCACCTGCGGCCGCGGGGAAGAGCACGGCCTGCAGCCTCCGGGTCCCGGCGTCCGCGGCAACCAGGAATCCGCGGAGCCCCTCGGCGCGCGCTCGCTGCCACCAGCTCTGAGACCTGCCGAAGCTGGCGGCCCGGCAGGGGTGCCGGTGGTTTCCTGGAGGAAAAGACTGCTGAGTGCCCTCCAGGTCACCCTCGCCCCCCCCATTTCCGGAAACCCTAGCAGGGCGGGGGCAGAGGGGGCGGGGGCAGCGAACGCAGGGCCCCCACTAAATCGCTGCGGGCGGCGCCCCCCACTGCGCCCGGAGCAGTGCCAAGTCGGCGCGGCGGGCTAG